The Macaca nemestrina isolate mMacNem1 chromosome 1, mMacNem.hap1, whole genome shotgun sequence genome contains the following window.
CGGAACAGAACTGAGGCCTcagaaattattcttttcttaatttGCCGTTTTATCAAGAGTGAAATCTGTGATCCCTTTCTGCCAACGAGTAAGCTGCCTTCCTAAACATGCACATAGTCAATGTGGAAAAATGTTCACAGCAATATAGTCAATACAAGAAAACATGTCTACTTGGATAGAAAAACAGCTTTTTCAGGGCCATCTGCATGTCTTTGTTTCTCAGACAGTAGACGATGGGATTTAGGCTGGGTGTGAGGATGGAGTAAAACACAGACACTAACCGTCCTTGAGTGGGAGAGTACTGGGAAGTGGGTGTGAGGTAAGCAAAGCTCCCAGTGACATAAAACAGAATGACAGTGGCCAGGTGAGAGGAACAGGTGGAGAAAGCCTTTTGACGGCCACCAGCAGAGTGGATTTGAGCAATGGTAGAGATGATGAGAACATAGGAGATTATGGAGAGGGCAAAAGCACTGAGAATGATACACCCCCCAACTGCGAATCCAACTTCTTCATTGACATGGGAGTCACTGCAAGACAGTCTCATAATGGGAGAGCTGTCACAGAAGAAATGGTCAATGACATTGGGCCCACAGAATAGTAGAGAGAAGGTGTTGATAGTGTGAAAGATGGCATAGAGAGCTCCACTTAACCAGGCCACAATGACAAGCTCTGTACACAGCTTTCTGCTCATAATGAAACCATAGATAAGAGGCTTGTAGATGGCTAACCAACGGTCATATGCCATGTATGTGAGTAAGAAGCACTCAGAGGCACACAGCATTACAAATATAAAGAGCTGAGCCACACATTCCCAAAAGGAAATGACTTTGAAGCCCATAAGTGAATTGATAAGTGCCTTCGGGACAGTGACTGAGGTGTAGCACATGTCCAAGAAAGACAGATTCTGCAGGAAGAAGTACATGGGAGTATGGAGGTGGATGTTTCTGGCCACAGCTAGGATGATGGACATGTTCCCCACAAGGGCAAAAAGGTAGATGAAAAGGAAGAGTGCAGTGCTAATAAGAGTCATTTCAGGCACGTTTGAGAAGCCCTTGAGAATAAATTCAGTCACGATAGTctcatttgtcattttctttccaaGTCATAGAGGGGAAAGccaaataatattcaaaatggtTGGGGCTTTAGTGATATTCAGTGCAAAGGAAACAACCACAAAGTGATCCATAGTGGTTGAAAATAAATCTCATCCCAACGGTGGTTGATAATtcccatttgcttttcttttttctcctttgctgttTCTCTGTTAAGTCTGAGAGATAACAAGTTCTGAATAAacgaaagaaaataaacatgtattcATTAAGTAACTGGATATATGcacacaaaataaacaataaacttTGGAATAGTATACATTACTTAATGCAAAAGGTCTCATTCATTCAGTGATTATCCAATCAACAACTGCTGTATTTACTGCATTGGGTAGAGGTTGTTTTAGGGAAAGGGCAGGCAAACGGTCCTAACTCAAATCCTAACAGAAGTCGAGCACATAATGTGAATATATGAGCAGGTCAGGAACAAGTAATGATAGGATAGGTACAGCTAAGTGTTACCTGCATGAGATTTCAGCTAAGTGTTACCTGCATGAGATTTCAGGCACTATGAGGCcaaatctttacattttttgGTATAAATGTTCTGATTTTAGCATAACATCTCCCAGTGTGCCAAACAGAGAAATTATGGGCTAGATCTGACACAAGGGCCTCTGCTTCATGCAATAATATATCCAGTCACTGATTTTTCTCTCACAGTAGAAATCTTGCATATAGGACTGAACTCTGAAATACTGGACACACAGTTGGCCTTGATTCAGGACCTACCAGTACCAAAGACATGCGTTAGTCTGTGGCATTTAACTAGCTGGTGTTCATCCCTCTTGCTATACCTGGATGGTGTCATCAGCACCTTCACAggatttaccattttaaagttaAGAATGAGAAACTGCATGTGAAGGACTATGATTTGAGGAAGAGGGAGTCTGCTGACATACAATTTGAATAAAAGAAGACCATTACTTGGAAATCAGAGGCAGTCTCCACAGTTGTATTTAACTCACAATAGTACTGTAAAAATGAGTTAAAACCAattcaaatttgatttttaaagcagtgatttaaattttcttttgagtcTGCCACGTCCACAACTTTTATTAATCATATTAGACTTTTCATGTTATTATAAAtgaataggtttttaaaaaataatttattagtcTTGATAAAATTTTTGAACTATGATCTAAAAATTTCTGTCAATCTTTATACACAAAATAATAGTGGTTATTTCTGGGCATAGGATAATAATGatgtttttagaaaacaaaataaatgtgtattggcTTTGTAATcactctttttgaaaaataaaatatggcccAAACTACTTCAAAACCTAATTGAAAATTTCTGCTGTTCTAACCTCTCTAGGAACATATGGAGTACAAAAATTTACATTTGGAGATTGTCAATCTATTCATTTGCTAAGGCTGTtgtaacaaagcaccacagactgggtggcttaaactaCAGATATTTATTTCACCGTTTTGGAGGCCAAGTGTTCAAAAACGAGGTGTTGTCAGAGCTGAGTTCTTCCAACGGCTGAGAGGGAAGGGTGTGTTCAAGGCTTCCCTTCTTGGCTGTTATAAGGCCATGTTTTCCCGTGTCTCTTCGTGTGACTTTCCTCTGTGCctgtctgtgttcaaatttcctcttcttaaaagAACACTAATCCTATTAGATTAGGGAACACAACAATGACCTGATTttaatgatctttttaaaaactctgatcctcAAATACAGTCACCTTCTGAGGTACAGGGGACTAAtacttcaatgtatgaattttggagagaacATTATCCAATCCATaacaataaaaggaaacaaagcagAATACAGTTTTTTATCTTTCAGGAAGAAAGAATAGGATGCCCAAGTACTACCCCTCAGAAAGGCAGAAACAGAAGGGAGAATTCCTCAATCTGCCTTTACAATGACTATCTAGTAAAGACAgtctgggcaaagtggctcattcAGATTTAATTTTATCTACCCTCAAACACCAACTGAGTGTTGTTCTGATAATGAAATGAATTAACCCTCTCTGATTTACTTTAATATCCACTCAAAAGAAATGACTAAAATAATGTTTCAAAAGTCAGACTTAGCTTAGAATTTTGACAAGTTACATAATATGTAAGCATAGTTTTCTCATCtcttaaattaagaaaattaattatacCCATGTCTCAAGCTTGTCTTGCGAGTTAGAAAAACAGTGCATCTAACTTAGTGTTTCCTTATTTACCTAATGAAGAAGTTTGGACACAATGACTTTGGAGTCCTATTATGATATAATAGCCTCAGATTGTAAGTGAGAGGATCAAACAGAATGTCcaacagcagccacaggaaaacACATACTGTGCTCTCTGCTGGAACTGAACCTTTGCTCTGCAA
Protein-coding sequences here:
- the LOC105474737 gene encoding olfactory receptor 5V1-like, translating into MTNETIVTEFILKGFSNVPEMTLISTALFLFIYLFALVGNMSIILAVARNIHLHTPMYFFLQNLSFLDMCYTSVTVPKALINSLMGFKVISFWECVAQLFIFVMLCASECFLLTYMAYDRWLAIYKPLIYGFIMSRKLCTELVIVAWLSGALYAIFHTINTFSLLFCGPNVIDHFFCDSSPIMRLSCSDSHVNEEVGFAVGGCIILSAFALSIISYVLIISTIAQIHSAGGRQKAFSTCSSHLATVILFYVTGSFAYLTPTSQYSPTQGRLVSVFYSILTPSLNPIVYCLRNKDMQMALKKLFFYPSRHVFLY